From the genome of Verrucomicrobiia bacterium, one region includes:
- a CDS encoding SprT family zinc-dependent metalloprotease, which yields MQFTFPRPADTSSPSVERLRVAGREIPLALVVNLRARRYVLRLRPDGSARVTIPRGGSRLAGRRFAEGHEPWLARQLERLANRPAHPEPWRLGTEVFLRGERRKIEAAVGSDGSAIQLGDEVISVGGSTADWRPVIERHLWRLAIRELPPRVLELAASHQLTVCRITVRNQRTRWGSCSRRATISLNWRLVQTPPFVRDYIILHELCHLREMNHSMRFWREVGRVCPDFAAAERWLKQHAALLR from the coding sequence GTGCAATTCACATTTCCACGGCCCGCTGACACGAGCTCTCCCTCGGTGGAGCGACTGCGGGTGGCCGGTCGCGAAATTCCGCTGGCCCTGGTGGTCAATCTGCGGGCGCGACGTTACGTGCTGCGATTGCGTCCGGACGGTTCGGCGCGCGTGACCATCCCGCGCGGCGGCTCGCGGTTGGCCGGCCGGCGTTTTGCGGAAGGACATGAGCCGTGGCTGGCGCGGCAACTGGAGCGGCTGGCGAACCGCCCGGCGCATCCCGAGCCGTGGCGGTTGGGCACGGAGGTCTTCCTGCGCGGCGAGCGGAGAAAAATCGAGGCGGCTGTCGGGAGCGACGGCAGCGCAATTCAACTCGGCGACGAAGTGATTTCAGTGGGCGGCAGCACCGCCGATTGGCGGCCGGTCATCGAACGGCATCTCTGGCGGCTGGCGATTCGCGAATTGCCGCCGCGGGTTTTGGAACTGGCGGCGAGTCACCAATTGACCGTGTGCCGCATCACGGTGCGGAACCAGCGGACGCGCTGGGGCTCCTGTTCGCGGCGGGCGACGATTTCGTTGAACTGGCGCCTGGTTCAGACGCCGCCCTTCGTGCGCGACTACATCATTTTGCATGAGCTGTGTCACCTGCGGGAGATGAATCACTCGATGCGTTTCTGGCGCGAGGTCGGGCGGGTCTGTCCGGACTTTGCGGCGGCCGAGCGGTGGTTGAAGCAGCACGCCGCCCTGCTTCGTTGA
- a CDS encoding SCO family protein has product MNRTGKAVSWSVWVGIVLVASLLALALVLIKLKATRNNQTVNLPVISQVPDFALTNQLGQPVTLAGLKGHAWVADIIFTRCAGPCPIMTGKMHELQTALPADSGARLVSLTTDADYDTPAVLQKYAAKFGADAARWTFLTGDKVAVANLAIDGLKLTAVAKRPEERKDPVDLFVHSTIFVVVDKQGRLRGAFQTQGDLINWPDVKQQILAALRQLENES; this is encoded by the coding sequence ATGAATCGCACCGGAAAAGCGGTCAGTTGGTCCGTGTGGGTCGGCATCGTGCTGGTTGCGTCCTTGCTCGCCCTCGCGTTGGTGCTCATCAAGTTGAAGGCCACACGAAACAACCAAACCGTCAACCTGCCGGTCATCAGTCAGGTGCCGGATTTCGCCCTGACCAACCAGCTTGGCCAGCCGGTGACCCTCGCCGGCTTGAAGGGACACGCCTGGGTGGCCGACATCATTTTCACCCGTTGCGCGGGCCCGTGCCCGATCATGACCGGCAAGATGCACGAACTGCAAACCGCGCTGCCCGCCGACTCGGGCGCCCGGCTGGTGTCACTCACAACCGATGCCGACTACGACACGCCGGCAGTGCTGCAAAAATATGCCGCCAAATTCGGCGCCGATGCCGCCCGCTGGACGTTTCTTACCGGCGACAAGGTGGCGGTGGCCAACCTGGCCATCGATGGCTTGAAGCTCACTGCCGTCGCAAAGCGGCCTGAAGAACGCAAGGATCCCGTGGATTTGTTTGTGCACAGCACCATCTTCGTGGTGGTGGACAAGCAGGGACGCTTGCGGGGTGCGTTTCAGACCCAGGGAGATCTGATCAACTGGCCGGACGTGAAGCAGCAAATTCTGGCAGCGCTCAGGCAACTGGAGAACGAGTCGTGA
- a CDS encoding DUF420 domain-containing protein yields the protein MTLADLPAVNATLNGLSAALLTAGYVFIKQQNQRAHRNCMIAALTTSTLFLCGYLYYHAHAGHTVFRNPAWFRPYYLTLLLTHTVLAGVIVPLVIATVTLAARRKFETHRKLARWTWPMWMYVSVTGVIIYLLLYQIFPQTR from the coding sequence GTGACCCTCGCCGATTTGCCCGCCGTCAACGCCACCTTGAACGGGCTGAGCGCCGCGCTCCTCACGGCAGGCTATGTGTTCATCAAACAGCAGAACCAGCGCGCCCATCGCAATTGCATGATCGCGGCGCTGACGACTTCGACGCTGTTTCTTTGCGGTTACCTCTACTACCACGCCCACGCCGGCCACACGGTTTTCCGCAACCCGGCGTGGTTCCGGCCGTATTACCTGACGCTGCTGCTCACCCACACCGTGCTGGCCGGCGTCATCGTGCCGCTGGTGATTGCCACCGTGACGCTGGCCGCGCGCCGGAAGTTTGAAACGCACCGCAAGCTGGCGCGCTGGACGTGGCCCATGTGGATGTATGTCTCGGTCACCGGCGTGATCATCTACCTCCTGCTTTACCAGATCTTTCCGCAGACGCGGTGA
- a CDS encoding dihydropteroate synthase, which yields MLTLDQLAGLLEQHRAESDARVREFAVGGRVFHFNAQPALMGVINLSADSWYRESVCLTAESAVQRGLTLAAQGAAIVDVGAESTLAHAVRVAEAEQNSRLLPVIRELRAAKVLVSVETYQLAVTRACLEAGANVLNLTGTERSDELFRLVADHDAAVILCHVQGKNVREVGDFDFGADPVAMLYEHFARQIEGATRNGVERIFIDPGLGFYYRNLQDSAVRVRHQMNIFLNTFRLRTLGFPVCHALPHAFEYFGEEVRCAEPFMAVLAALGKTDLFRTHEVARVKAVLDTLRVF from the coding sequence GTGCTTACTCTGGATCAACTGGCCGGACTTTTGGAACAACACCGTGCGGAGTCGGATGCCCGCGTGCGGGAATTTGCCGTTGGCGGACGAGTGTTTCACTTCAATGCGCAACCGGCCCTGATGGGAGTGATCAATTTGTCCGCCGATTCTTGGTATCGCGAAAGCGTTTGCCTGACGGCGGAAAGCGCGGTTCAGCGCGGGCTGACGCTGGCCGCCCAGGGCGCGGCCATCGTGGACGTCGGCGCGGAATCCACCTTGGCGCACGCTGTGCGGGTGGCGGAGGCGGAGCAAAACTCCAGGCTGCTGCCGGTGATTCGTGAGCTGCGTGCGGCCAAGGTGCTGGTTTCGGTCGAGACGTATCAGCTGGCGGTGACCCGCGCGTGTCTCGAAGCCGGGGCCAATGTCTTGAATCTGACGGGCACGGAGCGGAGCGATGAATTGTTCCGCCTGGTGGCCGATCACGATGCGGCGGTCATTCTCTGCCATGTGCAGGGGAAAAACGTTCGCGAAGTGGGCGATTTCGATTTCGGCGCCGATCCGGTGGCGATGCTGTATGAGCATTTTGCCCGGCAAATTGAAGGCGCCACGCGCAATGGCGTGGAGCGGATATTCATCGACCCGGGACTGGGTTTTTATTACCGCAACCTGCAGGACAGCGCGGTCCGCGTGCGGCATCAGATGAACATTTTTCTGAACACGTTCCGGTTGCGCACGCTGGGCTTTCCGGTGTGTCACGCGTTGCCGCACGCGTTCGAATATTTCGGGGAAGAAGTCCGTTGTGCCGAGCCGTTCATGGCGGTGCTGGCGGCGCTGGGCAAAACTGATTTGTTCCGGACGCACGAAGTGGCGCGGGTGAAAGCGGTGCTCGACACGCTGCGGGTGTTCTGA